DNA from Pseudomonas putida:
GGCTCAGCAGCGCAGCCGGCCTGCCGGTGCGCCTGGCCCGTGAAGGTGAACCGCCGCAGCCAGGGCAGGTGTTGCTGGCGGGGACCAACCACCACATTCGCCTGCTACAGAACGGCCAACTGGCCTACACTGCCGAGCCTGTCAATGAAATCTACCGGCCCTCGATCGATGTGTTCTTCGAGAGTGTGGCACGTTACTGGAATGGTGATGCCGTGGGCGTGCTGCTCACCGGCATGGGCCGTGACGGTGCCCAAGGCCTGAAGCTGATGCGTCAGCAGGGCTTTTTGACCATTGCCCAGGACCAGGCCAGCAGCGCGGTGTACGGCATGCCCAAAGCTGCTGCGGCCATTGATGCCGCAGTGGAAATTCGCCCGCTGGAACGCATAGCCGGGCGCTTGACGGACTTTTTCGCAAAATGACGAAACGTATTGAATCACGCCGCAAGGCCGGTAGTGATCGGGTGAACAGGTATGAATGACTTACCGATCGAAGGTTTCGCGACCACCAACGAGAACTCGGCGATGGTGCTGTTGGTCGACGATCAGGCAATGATCGGCGAAGCGGTGCGGCGTGGTCTGGCCAATGAGGACAACATCGACTTCCACTTCTGTGCCGACCCGCACCAGGCGGTGCTCCAGGCCATGCGCATCAAGCCTACGGTCATTCTCCAGGACCTGATCATGCCTGGCCTGGACGGTTTGACCCTGGTGCGCGAGTACCGCAACAACCCGGCGACCCAGGACATTCCGATCATTGTCCTGTCGACCAAGGAAGACCCACTGGTCAAGAGCGCGGCGTTTGCCGCCGGGGCTAACGATTACCTGGTCAAGCTGCCGGACACCATCGAACTGGTGGCGCGTATCCGCTACCACTCGCGCTCCTACCTGACGCTGCTGCAGCGCGACGAGGCCTACCGCGCCTTGCGCGTCAGCCAGCAGCAACTGCTCGATTCCAACCTGATGCTGCAGCGGCTGATGAACTCCGATGGCCTGACCGGGCTGTCCAACCGCCGCCATTTCGACGAGTACCTGGAGCTGGAATGGCGCCGGGCGATGCGTGAACAGCAGCAGCTGTCGTTGCTGATGATCGACGTGGACTACTTCAAGGCCTATAACGACAGCTTCGGCCACCTGGCCGGCGACGAGGCCTTGCGCCAGGTGGCCGAAGCCATTCGTGGCTCGTGCTCGCGGCCGACCGACCTGCCGGCGCGCTATGGCGGTGAAGAGTTCGCCCTGGTGCTGCCCAACACCTCGCCAGGCGGGGCACGCCTGGTGGCCGAAAAGCTGCGTCAAACCGTGCTTGGCCTGGGCATCCCGCATACTGCGCCGGTGGCCGAATCGTTCCTGACCGTGAGCATTGGCCTGGCTACCCAGACCCCGGCCGTCGGCAGCCATTGCCGGCAGCTGATCTCGGCAGCGGACAAAGGCCTGTACCAAGCCAAGAACAGCGGGCGTAATCAGGTTGGCATCGCCTGAGCAGGATTGCGCGGACCGTGTAGGCGCGGTGCAGCTTTCTGAACAGACTACCGCCCGGCGGGTCTGCCGCCATGCAGCGGACTCGGTTATACTCGCAGGCTTTTCACCGAATTCGTGCGAGTAGCCAGCCCATGGAAATCCAACCGATCCTGAACACCATCAAGGACCTCACCGAGCGTTCCCAGTCCATTCGGGGGTATCTTTGACTACGATCACAAGCATGACCGCCTGATCGAAGTCAACCGCGAGCTGGAAGACCCCAACGTCTGGAACAAGCCCGAGTACGCCCAGGCCCTGGGCCGCGAGCGTGCCATGCTGGCGCAGGTGGTCGAGACCCTGGACAAATTGTCCAACGGCCTGGGTGACTGCCAGGACCTGCTCGACATGGCCGTCGAGGAAAATGACGAAAACGCCGTCGGCGACGTCGTGGCCGAGCTGGAAGAGCTGGAAGAAAACCTGGCCAAGCTTGAGTTCCGTCGCATGTTCAGCGGCGAGATGGACATGAACAACGCCTACCTGGACATCCAGGCCGGCTCTGGTGGTACCGAAGCGCAGGACTGGGCCAACATCCTGCTGCGCATGTACCTGCGCTGGGCTGACAAGCGCGGTTTCGACGCCACCATCATCGAGCTTTCCGAAGGTGAAGTCGCCGGCATCAAGGGCGCCACCGTGCACATCAAGGGCGAGTACGCCTTCGGCTGGCTGCGTACCGAAATCGGTGTGCACCGCCTGGTGCGCAAGAGCCCGTTCGACTCCGGTGCCCGTCGCCACACCTCGTTCTCGGCAGTGTTCGTGTCGCCCGAAATCGACGACAAGGTCGAGATCGAGATCAACCCGTCCGACCTGCGCATTGACACCTACCGCTCCTCCGGTGCCGGTGGTCAGCACGTGAACACCACCGACTCGGCCGTACGTATCACCCACGTACCGACCAACACCGTGGTGGCGTGCCAGAACGAACGCTCCCAGCACGCCAACAAAGACACCGCCATGAAAATGCTGCGGGCCAAGTTGTACGAGCTGGAAATGCAGAAGCGCAACGCCGCATCGCAGGCGCTGGAAGACAGCAAGTCGGACATCGGCTGGGGCCACCAGATCCGTTCCTACGTACTGGATGACTCGCGCATCAAAGACCTGCGCACAGGCGTAGAGCGCAGCGACTGCCAGAAAGTGCTGGACGGCGACCTCGACCAGTACCTGGAAGCAAGCCTCAAGCAAGGGCTGTAAGCCGCACTCCACTGCCGCGATACCTGGCTGCCCGCCGGTATCGCGTGCCCTGCCCGAAAAGGGCAACGAATACCTGATGGAAAGAATGACGACATGAGCGACCTCAAGACCGAATCGCAAGACCTGCAACAGGAAGAAAATGCCCTGATCGCCCTGCGCAAGGAAAAACTTGCCGCCGAGCGCGCCAAGGGCAACGCCTTCCCCAACGACTTCCGTCGCGACAGCTACTGCAACGACCTGCAGAAACAGTACGCGGACAAGACCAAGGAAGAGCTGGAAGCAGCCGCGATCCCGGTCAAGGTTGCCGGCCGTATCATGCTCAACCGTGGCTCGTTCATGGTTATCCAGGACATGACTGGCCGTATCCAGGTCTACGTCAACCGCAAAACCCTGCCCGAAGAAACCCTGGCTGCGGTCAAGACTTGGGACCTGGGCGACATCATCAGTGCCGAAGGCACCCTGGCCCGTTCCGGCAAGGGCGACCTGTACGTCGAAATGACCAATGTGCGCCTGTTGACCAAGTCGCTGCGCCCGCTGCCCGACAAGCACCACGGCCTGACCGACACCGAGCAGCGCTACCGTCAGCGTTACGTCGACCTGATGGTCAACGAAGAAACCCGCCACACCTTCCGTGTGCGTTCGCAGGTGATCTCGCACATCCGCAAGTTCCTCATCGAGCGTGACTTCCTCGAAGTCGAAACGCCGATGCTGCAGACCATTCCAGGCGGCGCGGCGGCCAAGCCGTTCGAAACTCACCACAACGCCCTGGACATGGCCATGTTCCTGCGCATCGCGCCGGAGCTGTACCTCAAGCGCCTGGTGGTGGGTGGCTTTGAAAAGGTGTTCGAGATCAACCGCAACTTCCGTAACGAAGGCGTTTCGACTCGTCACAACCCTGAATTCACCATGCTCGAGTTCTACCAGGCCTACGCTGACTACCGCGACAACATGGACCTCACCGAGGAACTGTTCCGTGAGCTGGCGCAGCTGGTACTGGGCAGCACCGACGTGCCGTACGGTGACAAGGTGTTCCACTTTGGCGAGCCGTTCGTGCGCCTGTCGGTGTTCGACTCGATCCTCAAGTACAACCCCGAGCTGACCGCTGCCGACCTGCAGGACGTCGACCGCGCCCGCGACATCGCCAAGAAGGCCGGTGCCAAGGTGCTGGGCCACGAAGGCCTGGGCAAGCTGCAGGTGATGATTTTCGAAGAACTGGTTGAGCACAAGCTGGAGCAGCCGCACTTCATTACCGAGTACCCGTTCGAAGTGTCGCCGCTGGCCCGTCGCAACGACGACAACCCAGCCGTTACCGACCGCTTCGAGCTGTTCATCGGTGGCCGTGAAATCGCCAACGCCTACTCCGAGCTCAACGATGCCGAAGACCAGGCCGAGCGCTTCCTGGCCCAGGTGGCCGAGAAGGACGCCGGTGACGACGAAGCCATGCACTACGACGCCGACTTCGTGCGTGCACTGGAGTACGGCATGCCGCCGACCGCCGGTGAGGGTATCGGCATCGACCGCCTGGTGATGCTGCTGACCAACTCGCCGTCGATCCGCGACGTGATCCTGTTCCCGCACATGCGTCCGCAGGCCTGAGTGATTTGAACGAGCCGCCTTTCGAGGCGGCTTTTTCTTGCCTGAAGCTTTATGTTGTTTGTACTGGCCTCTTTGCGGGCACGCCCGCAAAGAGGCCGGCACTGATGAAACGTTGTCCAATGAGGTATACCCGTGACACCCGCCATGCCTGACCAGGGCGCCGCCGGCATTGCCACCGCCGTCGCCGAAAGCGTGCAATACCAAGGGCGCAAGACTGCCCGCCAAGGCAGCGAACAGCGTCGCCAGCTGATCCTCGACGCCGCCATGCGCATCGTCGTGCGCGATGGTGTACGCGGCGTGCGCCACCGCGCAGTGGCCGCCGAGGCTGGTGTGCCATTGTCGGCCACCACCTACTACTTCAAGGACATCGAGGACCTGCTCACCGATACCTTCGCCCAGTACGTCGAGCGGAGCGCGGCCTACATGGCCAAGCTGTGGGCCAACACCGAGGTGGTGTTGCGCCAGTTGCTGGCCCAGGGCGATGGCAGCCAGCAGGCACGGGCGCGGTTGGCCGACGAAGTGGCGCGCATGACCGCTGACTATGTGCAGCGGCAACTGCTGAACCGCCGTGACTTCCTGATGGCCGAGCAGGCCTTCCGCCAGGAGGCGCTGCTTTGCCCGCGCCTGGCCGAGCTGGTGTGCGCCCATGAGCAGATCCTGTTGCACGGCACCCGGCAATTGCTGCAGGTAGTGGGTTCGCGGCAACCGGAACAGGACGCCCAGATGTTGACGGCGATTATCGAGCAGATGGAATATCAGGGCCTGCTCAAGGATGCGAATGCGCAAGCCGATGGGCAGATGCTCGCTATGCTTACCCGATACCTGCAGCTTGTGCTGGCATCGGCCTGAGCCGAGATCGACTTTTCAAGGAGAACCTGATGAAAGCCTGGCGTGTGGTGTTGTTGACTCTGTCATTCCTGCTGCTGGGCGGTTGTCTGGTGACCTTCCATGAGCCATTGCCCAGCAACCAGGCGGCGCCCAAGGCCCTGCTCGGCAAGTGGAGCAGCAAGGACGCCTGGGCGAGCCGCTGAAGCTGACCATCAGCCGCAGCGGTGGCGATGCCTACAAGGCAGTGGCCACGGCCAAGGGCAAGGCCCCTGAAGAATACGTGTTCACTGTGTCGCGCCACGGCAACCGCTGGTACCTGTCGGCTGGTGTGCCCAAGCGCCTGGGTGGCAACTTCCTGATTGGCGGTTTCGACATCGTCGATGGCAAGGAACTGGTGGTCTACAACCTGGATGTCGAGCAGGTGCAGCAGGCGGTGGACAAGAAAGAACTGACCGGGCGTAGCACCGAGGTGCCAGAAGACAACGGCGATGGCGTGTTGATCGACAGCCCGTCGGCGCGGGTGCTGGCGTATCTGGACGACCCGGCCAACTCCGACCTGTTCGTCGAGGTGGCGCGGTTCCAGCGCTCCGGCAAATGACCGTGTTGGCTTCCTCGCGGGCAGGTTTCTTGTACTAGAAAGGAGTCCCCGGTGGACGAATACCAGCAAACCATCCGCGCCCTGTCCGACCGCATCGTCGCGGCGCAGACCCCGATCCGGGTCCTGGACGCGGTGAAGTGGGACGACAACATTCGCCAGGGCTTCCTCAAGGCCAAGGGCAAGGAGCCGCCGGCGGTTGACCGCGCCTACTACCAGTCGCGCCCGCTGTCGTTCGACTCCAGCGCGGTCAAGGCCGAGTTTCAGGGCATCGAGCGCGACATCATTCGCCAGCTCGGCCAGTTCAACCCGGTTGGCCAGATCATGAAGCGCATGTGCCGCGAGTACCGCATGGTCGTGCGCATGCTCGAAGCGCGCGGCACCGAGGACTTCGGGTTGATCTCCCAGGAGCTGTACGGCGCGGCCTCGGATGCCTTCCACGCCGGTGACCCGACCCTGGCCGACCTCGGCATGATGTTCTCAGACTACCTGAACAACATTGACGGCCGTGGCGACCTCAAGGACGAACCCAAGAATCTGACGGCCAAGGAGGCCGTGGACATTCTCCAGCGCCGGCTGAACAAGGTGTTCGGCGAGGCCGAGGAAACCATTCGCGTATTCGAGTCTGACGGCATCGTCGCCGATGCTGCGGCCGGTGCCGACTACATCAAGGTGCGCGCCGACGCCATGTTCAACGTCCGCGACGTGCGCGCCCTGGAGGTGCACGAAGGGCTGGTGCACGTGGGCACCACACTGAATGGCCAGAACCAGCCTATCTGTACCTTTCTGGCCAAGGGCCCGCCCTCGTCGACGGTGACCCAGGAAGGCCTGGCCATCCTCATGGAAGTGATCGCCTTTGCGTCCTACCCCAGCCGCTTGCGCAAGCTCACCAACCGCACCCGCGCGATCCACATGGTCGAGGAGGGCGCCGATTTCCTCCAGGTGTTCAACTTCTTCCGCGAGCAGGGCTTCGAGATGGCGCAGAGCTACAGCAACGCCAGCCGGGTGTTCCGCGGCTCGGTGCCCAATGGCCTGCCATTCACCAAGGACTTGTCCTATCTCAAGGGCTTCATCATGGTTTACAACTACATTCAGTTGGCCGTGAAGAAGGGCAAGCTCGAACAGATCCCGTTGCTGTTCTGTGGCAAGACCACCCTGGAAGACATGCGCACCCTGCGTCAGCTGGTCGAGGAGGGTTTGGTCGAGCCACCCAAGTACCTGCCCGAACAGTTCCGCGACCTTAACGCGCTGTCGGCCTGGATGTGCTTCTCCAACTTCCTCAACCACCTGAGCCTGGATCGTATTGAAGCCGACTACGCGAACATTCTCTGAGTGCTGCCGCCTGCTGGCCCTGGGCTTGGTTCTGCTGGGGCTTGGCGGCTGCAGCAGCCTGCTGTTCTACCCCGAGCGTGGCCAGGCCTTCACCCCTGAGCGGGCCAAGCTGGCGTATCGCGATGTCACCCTGAACACTGCTGATGGCCTGCGCCTGCACGGCTGGTGGCTGCCGGCCAAGGCCGGGTCGATGTCAAAGGCACGGTGCTGCACCTGCATGGAAACGGCGGCAACCTGCCTGGACACCTGGGGGGAGCTACTGGCTGCCGGAGCAGGGTTACCAGGTGTTGATGATCGATTATCGCGGCTACGGCTTGTCCCAGGGCCAGCCGAGCCTGCCGGACGTGTACCAGGACATTGCCGCCGCCATGGTTTGGCTGGACCAGGCACCCGAGGTAAAGGGCAAGCCACTGGTGCTGCTGGGGCAGAGCCTGGGTGGCGCCATGGCCATTCATTATCTGGCGGCCCACCCTGAGCAGCGCCAGCGCTTCAGCGCGCTGGTGTTCGATGGCGTGCCGGCCAGTTACCGCGAGGTGGGGCGCTATGCCCTCAGCACCTCGTGGATGACTTGGCCGCTGCAGGTGCCGCTGTCGTGGCTGGTGCCGGACGGCGACAGCGCGATCCGTTCGATCGAGCAGCTGAGCAGCCCGCCCAAACTGTTCTTCCACAGCATCGACGACAACCTGGTGCCGATGGACAACGGCATTCGCCTGTACCAGCACGCACCAGCACCAAGGGTGCTGCAACTGACCCGAGGCGGCCATGTACAGACCTTCGCTGACCCGACCTGGCGCCAGGTGATGCTGCGTTTCCTTGATGATCCCAGCCATTTCAACGGCCTGCGGCGGCTTGCCGAAGTGCCCAATTTCCCTGACGAGAAGAACAAGCAATGAGTGAAGAACGCAACGCCATCCC
Protein-coding regions in this window:
- the wspR gene encoding Wsp signal transduction system regulator diguanylate cyclase WspR (signal transduction system involved in biofilm formation) yields the protein MNDLPIEGFATTNENSAMVLLVDDQAMIGEAVRRGLANEDNIDFHFCADPHQAVLQAMRIKPTVILQDLIMPGLDGLTLVREYRNNPATQDIPIIVLSTKEDPLVKSAAFAAGANDYLVKLPDTIELVARIRYHSRSYLTLLQRDEAYRALRVSQQQLLDSNLMLQRLMNSDGLTGLSNRRHFDEYLELEWRRAMREQQQLSLLMIDVDYFKAYNDSFGHLAGDEALRQVAEAIRGSCSRPTDLPARYGGEEFALVLPNTSPGGARLVAEKLRQTVLGLGIPHTAPVAESFLTVSIGLATQTPAVGSHCRQLISAADKGLYQAKNSGRNQVGIA
- the prfB gene encoding peptide chain release factor 2 (programmed frameshift) → MEIQPILNTIKDLTERSQSIRGYLDYDHKHDRLIEVNRELEDPNVWNKPEYAQALGRERAMLAQVVETLDKLSNGLGDCQDLLDMAVEENDENAVGDVVAELEELEENLAKLEFRRMFSGEMDMNNAYLDIQAGSGGTEAQDWANILLRMYLRWADKRGFDATIIELSEGEVAGIKGATVHIKGEYAFGWLRTEIGVHRLVRKSPFDSGARRHTSFSAVFVSPEIDDKVEIEINPSDLRIDTYRSSGAGGQHVNTTDSAVRITHVPTNTVVACQNERSQHANKDTAMKMLRAKLYELEMQKRNAASQALEDSKSDIGWGHQIRSYVLDDSRIKDLRTGVERSDCQKVLDGDLDQYLEASLKQGL
- the lysS gene encoding lysine--tRNA ligase; this encodes MSDLKTESQDLQQEENALIALRKEKLAAERAKGNAFPNDFRRDSYCNDLQKQYADKTKEELEAAAIPVKVAGRIMLNRGSFMVIQDMTGRIQVYVNRKTLPEETLAAVKTWDLGDIISAEGTLARSGKGDLYVEMTNVRLLTKSLRPLPDKHHGLTDTEQRYRQRYVDLMVNEETRHTFRVRSQVISHIRKFLIERDFLEVETPMLQTIPGGAAAKPFETHHNALDMAMFLRIAPELYLKRLVVGGFEKVFEINRNFRNEGVSTRHNPEFTMLEFYQAYADYRDNMDLTEELFRELAQLVLGSTDVPYGDKVFHFGEPFVRLSVFDSILKYNPELTAADLQDVDRARDIAKKAGAKVLGHEGLGKLQVMIFEELVEHKLEQPHFITEYPFEVSPLARRNDDNPAVTDRFELFIGGREIANAYSELNDAEDQAERFLAQVAEKDAGDDEAMHYDADFVRALEYGMPPTAGEGIGIDRLVMLLTNSPSIRDVILFPHMRPQA
- a CDS encoding TetR/AcrR family transcriptional regulator — translated: MPDQGAAGIATAVAESVQYQGRKTARQGSEQRRQLILDAAMRIVVRDGVRGVRHRAVAAEAGVPLSATTYYFKDIEDLLTDTFAQYVERSAAYMAKLWANTEVVLRQLLAQGDGSQQARARLADEVARMTADYVQRQLLNRRDFLMAEQAFRQEALLCPRLAELVCAHEQILLHGTRQLLQVVGSRQPEQDAQMLTAIIEQMEYQGLLKDANAQADGQMLAMLTRYLQLVLASA
- a CDS encoding flavohemoglobin expression-modulating QEGLA motif protein, which codes for MDEYQQTIRALSDRIVAAQTPIRVLDAVKWDDNIRQGFLKAKGKEPPAVDRAYYQSRPLSFDSSAVKAEFQGIERDIIRQLGQFNPVGQIMKRMCREYRMVVRMLEARGTEDFGLISQELYGAASDAFHAGDPTLADLGMMFSDYLNNIDGRGDLKDEPKNLTAKEAVDILQRRLNKVFGEAEETIRVFESDGIVADAAAGADYIKVRADAMFNVRDVRALEVHEGLVHVGTTLNGQNQPICTFLAKGPPSSTVTQEGLAILMEVIAFASYPSRLRKLTNRTRAIHMVEEGADFLQVFNFFREQGFEMAQSYSNASRVFRGSVPNGLPFTKDLSYLKGFIMVYNYIQLAVKKGKLEQIPLLFCGKTTLEDMRTLRQLVEEGLVEPPKYLPEQFRDLNALSAWMCFSNFLNHLSLDRIEADYANIL